In Silene latifolia isolate original U9 population chromosome 3, ASM4854445v1, whole genome shotgun sequence, a single window of DNA contains:
- the LOC141647291 gene encoding ribosome-inactivating protein saporin-7-like: MKSWLIVTITWTILQSSALLANAIALDLANPTQAGYSTFLTAIRTDVKDPKLNYGGTGIPVIGAPTATYLRIDLKVAAGTVSLALKRSDLYVVGLLAKNDKNVNRAYYFNGQITSAQLDKLFPEAKGAANQQKITEYQENYASLEKAAKATRKQAGLGIGKLVTYLNAVNGKARSVQAEAKFMMVAIQMVSEAARFKYIEQMVLNNFPKGFNPDDKVLILERNWDRISAAIKGSNKGVFVPPLVLGSPEVSTTWTVSKATELNMGLLKYLGNALLGSSSGDNYAEI; the protein is encoded by the coding sequence ATGAAGTCCTGGCTAATAGTCACAATAACATGGACTATCCTTCAATCATCGGCTTTGTTAGCAAATGCAATCGCATTGGACCTTGCTAATCCCACCCAAGCTGGATACTCGACTTTTCTCACCGCTATTCGAACCGATGTTAAGGATCCGAAGCTCAACTACGGTGGTACTGGTATACCCGTAATAGGTGCACCCACTGCCACATATCTCAGGATTGACCTCAAAGTTGCTGCAGGAACTGTGTCTCTTGCCCTTAAACGCAGCGACTTGTATGTCGTTGGGCTACTGGCTAAGAACGATAAAAACGTAAATCGGGCTTATTATTTCAATGGTCAAATTACTTCGGCTCAATTAGACAAACTATTCCCGGAGGCAAAGGGTGCTGCAAATCAGCAAAAAATAACAGAGTACCAAGAAAATTATGCATCGCTTGAAAAGGCAGCCAAAGCGACTAGAAAACAAGCCGGgttagggattggaaaacttgTTACTTACCTTAATGCGGTAAATGGGAAGGCGCGTAGCGTACAAGCTGAAGCTAAGTTTATGATGGTTGCTATTCAAATGGTATCTGAGGCAGCGCGATTCAAGTATATCGAGCAGATGGTACTGAATAATTTTCCAAAAGGGTTTAATCCTGATGATAAGGTTCTTATATTGGAGAGGAACTGGGACAGGATTTCGGCAGCAATTAAAGGTTCTAATAAGGGAGTATTTGTGCCACCCCTTGTCTTGGGGTCTCCGGAGGTATCGACCACTTGGACAGTGAGCAAAGCGACCGAACTGAATATGGGACTACTCAAGTATCTCGGAAATGCTCTTTTGGGGTCGTCTTCTGGGGATAATTATGCTGAAATTTGA